In a single window of the Callithrix jacchus isolate 240 chromosome 1, calJac240_pri, whole genome shotgun sequence genome:
- the ST6GALNAC6 gene encoding alpha-N-acetylgalactosaminide alpha-2,6-sialyltransferase 6 isoform X1: MACSRPPSQCEPTSLLPGPPAGRRHLPLSRRRREMSSNKEQRSAVFVILFALITILILYSSNSANEVFHYGSLRGRSRRPVNLKKWSITDGYVPILGNKTLPSRCHQCVIVSSSSHLLGTKLGPEIERAECTIRMNDAPTTGYSADVGNKTTYRVVAHSSVFRVLRRPQEFVNRTPETVFIFWGPPSKMQKPQGSLVRVIQRVGLAFPNVEAYAVSPGRMRQFDDLFRGETGKDREKSHSWLSTGWFTMVIAVELCDHVHVYGMVPPNYCSQRPRLQRMPYHYYEPKGPDECVTYIQNEHSRKGNHHRFITEKRVFSSWAQLYGITFSHPSWT; the protein is encoded by the exons atGGCTTGCTCGAGGCCCCCCAGCCA GTGTGAACCCACATCCCTGCTCCCAGGGCCACCTGCAGGACGCCGACACCTACCCCTCAGCAGACGCAGGAGAGAAATGAGTAGCAACAAA GAACAGCGGTCAGCAGTGTTCGTGATCCTGTTTGCcctcatcaccatcctcatcctCTACAGCTCCAACAGTGCCAATGAGGTCTTCCATTACGGCTCCCTGCGGGGCCGTAGCCGCCGGCCTGTCAACCTCAAGAAGTGGAGCATCACTGATGGCTATGTCCCCATTCTCGGCAACAAG ACGCTGCCCTCTCGGTGCCACCAATGTGTGATTGTCAGCAGCTCCAGCCACCTGCTAGGCACCAAGCTGGGCCCTGAGATTGAGCGGGCTGAGTGTACAATCCGCATGAATGACGCACCCACCACGGGCTACTCAGCCGATGTGGGCAACAAGACCACCTACCGCGTAGTGGCCCATTCCAGTGTGTTCCGCGTGCTGCGGAGGCCCCAGGAGTTCGTCAACAGGACCCCTGAAACCGTGTTCATCTTCTGGGGGCCCCCGAGCAAGATGCAGAAGCCCCAGGGCAGCCTCGTGCGTGTGATCCAGCGGGTGGGCCTGGCGTTCCCCAACGTGGAAGCCTATGCCGTCTCTCCCGGCCGCATGCGCCAATTTGACGACCTCTTCCGGGGTGAGACGGGCAAGGACAG GGAGAAGTCTCATTCGTGGTTGAGCACAGGCTGGTTTACCATGGTGATCGCGGTGGAGTTGTGTGACCACGTACACGTCTATGGCATGGTCCCTCCCAACTACTGCAG CCAGCGGCCTCGCCTCCAGCGCATGCCCTACCACTACTACGAGCCCAAGGGGCCGGATGAGTGTGTCACCTACATCCAGAATGAGCACAGCCGCAAGGGCAACCACCACCGCTTCATCACCGAGAAGAGGGTCTTCTCATCGTGGGCCCAGCTGTACGGCATCACCTTCTCCCACCCCTCCTGGACCTAG
- the ST6GALNAC6 gene encoding alpha-N-acetylgalactosaminide alpha-2,6-sialyltransferase 6 isoform X3, whose amino-acid sequence MACSRPPSQCEPTSLLPGPPAGRRHLPLSRRRREMSSNKEQRSAVFVILFALITILILYSSNSANEVFHYGSLRGRSRRPVNLKKWSITDGYVPILGNKGEVSFVVEHRLVYHGDRGGVV is encoded by the exons atGGCTTGCTCGAGGCCCCCCAGCCA GTGTGAACCCACATCCCTGCTCCCAGGGCCACCTGCAGGACGCCGACACCTACCCCTCAGCAGACGCAGGAGAGAAATGAGTAGCAACAAA GAACAGCGGTCAGCAGTGTTCGTGATCCTGTTTGCcctcatcaccatcctcatcctCTACAGCTCCAACAGTGCCAATGAGGTCTTCCATTACGGCTCCCTGCGGGGCCGTAGCCGCCGGCCTGTCAACCTCAAGAAGTGGAGCATCACTGATGGCTATGTCCCCATTCTCGGCAACAAG GGAGAAGTCTCATTCGTGGTTGAGCACAGGCTGGTTTACCATGGTGATCGCGGTGGAGTTGTGTGA
- the ST6GALNAC6 gene encoding alpha-N-acetylgalactosaminide alpha-2,6-sialyltransferase 6 isoform X4, with product MSSNKEQRSAVFVILFALITILILYSSNSANEVFHYGSLRGRSRRPVNLKKWSITDGYVPILGNKGEVSFVVEHRLVYHGDRGGVV from the exons ATGAGTAGCAACAAA GAACAGCGGTCAGCAGTGTTCGTGATCCTGTTTGCcctcatcaccatcctcatcctCTACAGCTCCAACAGTGCCAATGAGGTCTTCCATTACGGCTCCCTGCGGGGCCGTAGCCGCCGGCCTGTCAACCTCAAGAAGTGGAGCATCACTGATGGCTATGTCCCCATTCTCGGCAACAAG GGAGAAGTCTCATTCGTGGTTGAGCACAGGCTGGTTTACCATGGTGATCGCGGTGGAGTTGTGTGA
- the ST6GALNAC6 gene encoding alpha-N-acetylgalactosaminide alpha-2,6-sialyltransferase 6 isoform X2: protein MSSNKEQRSAVFVILFALITILILYSSNSANEVFHYGSLRGRSRRPVNLKKWSITDGYVPILGNKTLPSRCHQCVIVSSSSHLLGTKLGPEIERAECTIRMNDAPTTGYSADVGNKTTYRVVAHSSVFRVLRRPQEFVNRTPETVFIFWGPPSKMQKPQGSLVRVIQRVGLAFPNVEAYAVSPGRMRQFDDLFRGETGKDREKSHSWLSTGWFTMVIAVELCDHVHVYGMVPPNYCSQRPRLQRMPYHYYEPKGPDECVTYIQNEHSRKGNHHRFITEKRVFSSWAQLYGITFSHPSWT, encoded by the exons ATGAGTAGCAACAAA GAACAGCGGTCAGCAGTGTTCGTGATCCTGTTTGCcctcatcaccatcctcatcctCTACAGCTCCAACAGTGCCAATGAGGTCTTCCATTACGGCTCCCTGCGGGGCCGTAGCCGCCGGCCTGTCAACCTCAAGAAGTGGAGCATCACTGATGGCTATGTCCCCATTCTCGGCAACAAG ACGCTGCCCTCTCGGTGCCACCAATGTGTGATTGTCAGCAGCTCCAGCCACCTGCTAGGCACCAAGCTGGGCCCTGAGATTGAGCGGGCTGAGTGTACAATCCGCATGAATGACGCACCCACCACGGGCTACTCAGCCGATGTGGGCAACAAGACCACCTACCGCGTAGTGGCCCATTCCAGTGTGTTCCGCGTGCTGCGGAGGCCCCAGGAGTTCGTCAACAGGACCCCTGAAACCGTGTTCATCTTCTGGGGGCCCCCGAGCAAGATGCAGAAGCCCCAGGGCAGCCTCGTGCGTGTGATCCAGCGGGTGGGCCTGGCGTTCCCCAACGTGGAAGCCTATGCCGTCTCTCCCGGCCGCATGCGCCAATTTGACGACCTCTTCCGGGGTGAGACGGGCAAGGACAG GGAGAAGTCTCATTCGTGGTTGAGCACAGGCTGGTTTACCATGGTGATCGCGGTGGAGTTGTGTGACCACGTACACGTCTATGGCATGGTCCCTCCCAACTACTGCAG CCAGCGGCCTCGCCTCCAGCGCATGCCCTACCACTACTACGAGCCCAAGGGGCCGGATGAGTGTGTCACCTACATCCAGAATGAGCACAGCCGCAAGGGCAACCACCACCGCTTCATCACCGAGAAGAGGGTCTTCTCATCGTGGGCCCAGCTGTACGGCATCACCTTCTCCCACCCCTCCTGGACCTAG